Proteins encoded by one window of Serratia nevei:
- a CDS encoding YqcC family protein encodes MSIHNQVRRSLQAIEQSMRDLALWQAAPPDHEAFSSTEPFCIDSMSAEAWLQWVFLPRMYALLDAEAPLPTRFAITPYFEEALKDREPSSLPLLVLLQQLDLMLNKEP; translated from the coding sequence ATGAGTATACATAACCAGGTGCGCCGCAGTTTGCAGGCGATTGAACAATCCATGCGCGATCTGGCGCTGTGGCAGGCCGCGCCGCCTGATCATGAGGCTTTCTCCAGCACCGAGCCGTTCTGCATCGATAGCATGTCGGCCGAAGCCTGGCTGCAGTGGGTGTTCTTGCCGCGCATGTATGCGTTGCTGGATGCCGAAGCGCCGCTGCCGACGCGCTTCGCCATCACGCCTTATTTCGAAGAGGCGTTGAAAGATCGTGAACCGAGCAGCCTGCCGCTGCTGGTGCTGCTGCAACAGCTGGATTTGATGTTGAATAAAGAGCCGTAA
- a CDS encoding MFS transporter, with the protein MSVITEKKNHATPGKAMLASVTGYAMDGFDLLILGFMLPAISIELGLTSSAAGSLVTWTLIGAVLGGVIFGHLSDRFGRIRVLTITILMFSLFTGLCAVAQGYWDLLAYRTLAGIGLGGEFGIGMALIAEAWPAEKRNRASAYVGMGWQLGVLAAAFLTPLLLEHIGWRGMFLVGLLPALASFLIRRTLGEPEAFVRQKDAGQPLSFLQRLRLLFKDRATSRASIGIFILCSVQNFGYYGLMIWMPTYLAKNFGFSLTKSGLWTAVTVVGMTFGIWLFGMLADRFARWKIFVLYQIGAVVMVIGYAQLSDPTLMLFAGAVMGMFVNGMIGGYGALISDTYPVQARATAQNILFNLGRGVGGLGPLVIGALVTQVSFTAAISLLAAIYLLDIYATLFLLPKKQGAGDTLGAIG; encoded by the coding sequence ATGTCCGTAATAACAGAGAAAAAAAACCACGCGACGCCCGGTAAGGCCATGCTGGCTTCGGTCACCGGTTATGCCATGGACGGGTTTGACCTGCTGATCCTCGGCTTTATGCTGCCGGCCATCAGCATCGAATTGGGATTAACCTCATCGGCCGCCGGTTCACTGGTCACCTGGACGCTGATCGGCGCGGTGCTGGGCGGCGTGATTTTCGGCCACCTCAGCGATCGTTTCGGCCGTATCCGGGTGCTCACGATCACCATCCTGATGTTTTCCCTGTTCACCGGCCTGTGTGCCGTGGCGCAAGGGTATTGGGATCTGCTGGCCTATCGCACCCTGGCGGGCATCGGGCTGGGCGGCGAATTCGGCATCGGCATGGCGCTGATCGCCGAAGCCTGGCCGGCGGAGAAGCGCAACCGAGCTTCGGCTTACGTCGGCATGGGCTGGCAATTGGGCGTGCTGGCGGCCGCCTTCCTGACGCCGCTGCTGCTGGAGCATATCGGCTGGCGCGGCATGTTTTTGGTCGGCCTGCTGCCGGCGCTGGCGTCATTCCTGATCCGCCGTACCCTGGGCGAGCCGGAAGCATTCGTGCGGCAGAAAGATGCCGGGCAACCGCTCTCCTTCCTGCAGCGTTTGCGCCTGCTGTTTAAGGATCGCGCCACCAGCAGGGCCAGCATCGGCATCTTCATTCTCTGTTCGGTGCAGAACTTCGGTTACTACGGCCTGATGATCTGGATGCCGACTTACCTGGCGAAAAACTTTGGCTTCTCGCTCACCAAGTCCGGCCTGTGGACGGCGGTGACGGTGGTCGGCATGACGTTCGGCATCTGGCTGTTTGGCATGCTGGCCGACCGCTTCGCCCGCTGGAAGATCTTCGTGCTTTATCAGATCGGTGCCGTGGTGATGGTGATCGGTTACGCCCAGTTGAGCGACCCGACGCTGATGCTGTTCGCCGGCGCCGTGATGGGCATGTTCGTCAACGGCATGATCGGCGGCTACGGCGCGTTGATTTCCGATACCTATCCGGTGCAGGCGCGCGCCACCGCGCAGAACATCCTGTTCAATCTGGGGCGCGGCGTCGGCGGCCTGGGGCCATTGGTGATCGGTGCGCTGGTGACGCAGGTGTCGTTTACCGCGGCCATCAGCCTGCTGGCGGCAATTTACCTGCTGGATATCTACGCCACGCTGTTCCTGCTGCCGAAAAAACAGGGCGCAGGCGATACGCTGGGCGCGATTGGTTAA
- the syd gene encoding SecY-interacting protein, whose translation MDHDVSHALREFTQRYVELWQQERGHAPASQALYGVPSPCIVENREDEVLWLPRPFEPAATLEKVETALELRLQPDAHRFYTQQYAGDMSAQFGEHRLSLLQVWSEEDFIRLQENLIGHLVTQKRLKLSPTLFLATTESEMTMVSLCNVSGNVVLEQFGSDKRTLLAATLGNFLDALRPVLD comes from the coding sequence ATGGACCATGATGTATCGCACGCTCTGCGTGAATTCACTCAACGTTATGTCGAGTTGTGGCAGCAAGAGCGCGGCCACGCGCCGGCCAGCCAGGCGCTGTACGGCGTGCCGTCGCCCTGCATCGTGGAGAACCGCGAGGACGAAGTGCTGTGGTTGCCGCGGCCTTTCGAACCGGCGGCGACGCTGGAAAAGGTAGAAACCGCGCTGGAGCTGCGTTTGCAGCCGGATGCGCACCGCTTCTACACGCAGCAATACGCCGGTGACATGAGCGCGCAGTTCGGCGAGCATCGCCTGAGCCTGCTGCAGGTCTGGAGCGAAGAGGATTTTATCCGCCTGCAGGAGAACCTGATCGGCCATCTGGTGACGCAAAAACGTCTCAAGCTGTCGCCAACGCTGTTCCTGGCGACCACCGAATCCGAGATGACGATGGTGTCGTTGTGCAACGTCAGCGGCAACGTGGTGCTGGAACAATTCGGCAGCGATAAGCGCACCCTGCTGGCGGCGACGCTGGGGAATTTCCTCGATGCGCTGCGCCCGGTGTTGGACTGA
- the queF gene encoding NADPH-dependent 7-cyano-7-deazaguanine reductase QueF (Catalyzes the NADPH-dependent reduction of 7-cyano-7-deazaguanine (preQ0) to 7-aminomethyl-7-deazaguanine (preQ1) in queuosine biosynthesis), giving the protein MSSYQDHQALSGLTLGKPTAYRDRYDAALLQAVPRSMNREPLGLYPDNLPFHGADIWTLYELSWLNANGLPQVAVGEISLNADSLNLIESKSFKLYLNSFNQTPFADWETVRSTLQRDLSACAQGEVSVTLFSVEQLEGTPIARLAGDCIDQQDIRIDNYEFNADYLLNAAGEEVVEERLVSHLLKSNCLITHQPDWGSVQISYRGGKIDREALLRYLVSFRHHNEFHEQCVERIFNDLMRYCRPQSLTVYARYTRRGGLDINPWRSNVAFAPEHGRLARQ; this is encoded by the coding sequence ATGTCCTCATATCAAGACCACCAGGCCCTGTCGGGGCTGACGCTGGGCAAACCCACCGCCTACCGCGATCGCTACGACGCCGCGCTGCTGCAGGCGGTGCCGCGCAGCATGAACCGCGAGCCGCTGGGCCTGTATCCCGATAACCTGCCCTTCCACGGTGCGGACATCTGGACGCTGTACGAACTCTCCTGGCTGAACGCCAACGGCTTGCCGCAGGTGGCGGTCGGTGAAATCAGCCTCAACGCCGACAGCCTGAACCTGATCGAATCGAAAAGCTTCAAGCTGTACCTCAACAGCTTCAACCAAACCCCGTTCGCCGATTGGGAAACGGTGCGCAGCACCCTGCAGCGCGATCTGTCCGCCTGCGCCCAGGGCGAAGTCAGCGTCACCCTGTTCAGCGTCGAGCAGTTGGAAGGCACGCCGATCGCCCGCCTGGCCGGCGACTGCATCGACCAGCAGGATATCCGCATCGACAATTATGAGTTCAACGCCGACTACCTGCTGAACGCCGCCGGAGAAGAGGTGGTGGAAGAGCGCTTGGTCAGCCACCTGCTGAAGTCCAATTGCCTGATCACCCATCAACCGGACTGGGGCTCGGTGCAGATAAGCTACCGCGGCGGCAAGATCGATCGCGAAGCGCTGCTGCGCTATCTGGTCTCCTTCCGCCACCACAACGAATTCCACGAGCAGTGCGTCGAGCGCATCTTCAACGATCTGATGCGCTATTGCCGGCCGCAAAGCCTGACGGTCTACGCTCGCTATACCCGCCGCGGCGGGCTGGATATCAACCCGTGGCGCAGCAACGTCGCGTTCGCTCCCGAGCACGGCCGCCTGGCGCGCCAATAA
- the ppnN gene encoding nucleotide 5'-monophosphate nucleosidase PpnN, whose product MITHISPLGSMDLLSQLEVDMLKRTASSDLYRLFRNCSLAVLNSGSQTDNSKQLLSRYETFDINVLRRERGVKLELVNPPEEAFVDGRIIRSLQANLFAVLRDILFVHGQIASAGRFQHLNLENSAHITNLVFSILRNARTLHLDEDPNMVVCWGGHSINENEYLYARKVGSQLGLRELNICTGCGPGAMEAPMKGAAVGHAQQRYRNSRFIGMTEPSIIAAEPPNPLVNELVIMPDIEKRLEAFVRIAHGIIIFPGGVGTAEELLYLLGILMNPENSEQVLPLILTGPKESADYFRVLDEFIMNTLGDEARRHYTIIIDDPAEVARQMKQAMPLVKENRRNTGDAYSFNWSIRIAPDLQLPFEPTHENMANLNLYPNQPPEQLAAALRRAFSGIVAGNVKENGIHAIEQFGPYKLHGEPQMMKQMDSLLQGFVAQHRMKLPGSAYVPCYEIVA is encoded by the coding sequence TTGATTACACACATCAGCCCGCTTGGCTCTATGGATTTATTGTCGCAGCTGGAAGTAGACATGCTGAAGCGCACCGCCAGCAGCGACCTGTACCGCCTGTTCCGCAACTGTTCGCTGGCCGTGTTGAACTCCGGCAGCCAAACCGACAACAGCAAGCAGCTGCTGTCGCGCTATGAAACCTTCGATATCAACGTGCTGCGCCGCGAGCGCGGGGTGAAGCTGGAGCTGGTCAACCCGCCGGAAGAGGCGTTCGTCGACGGCCGCATCATCCGCTCGCTGCAGGCCAACCTGTTCGCCGTGCTGCGCGACATCCTGTTCGTGCATGGCCAAATCGCCAGCGCCGGCCGCTTCCAGCACCTGAACCTGGAAAACTCGGCCCACATCACCAACCTGGTGTTCTCGATCCTGCGCAATGCACGCACGCTGCATCTGGATGAAGATCCCAATATGGTGGTGTGCTGGGGCGGCCACTCGATCAACGAAAACGAATACCTGTACGCGCGCAAGGTCGGCAGCCAGCTGGGCCTGCGCGAGCTGAACATCTGCACCGGCTGCGGGCCGGGCGCCATGGAAGCGCCGATGAAAGGCGCCGCGGTCGGTCACGCGCAGCAGCGTTACCGCAACAGCCGCTTCATCGGCATGACCGAGCCGTCGATCATCGCCGCCGAGCCGCCTAACCCGCTGGTCAACGAGCTGGTGATCATGCCGGACATCGAAAAACGCCTGGAAGCCTTCGTGCGTATCGCACACGGCATCATCATCTTCCCGGGCGGCGTCGGCACCGCCGAAGAGCTGCTGTACCTGCTGGGTATCCTGATGAACCCGGAGAACAGCGAACAGGTGCTGCCGCTGATCCTGACCGGGCCGAAAGAGAGCGCTGACTACTTCCGCGTGCTGGACGAGTTCATTATGAACACACTGGGCGACGAAGCGCGCCGCCATTACACCATCATCATCGACGATCCGGCGGAAGTGGCGCGGCAGATGAAGCAAGCCATGCCGCTGGTGAAGGAAAACCGCCGCAACACCGGCGACGCCTACAGCTTCAACTGGTCGATCCGCATCGCGCCGGATCTGCAGCTGCCGTTCGAGCCGACCCATGAGAACATGGCGAACCTCAATCTGTATCCGAACCAGCCGCCGGAGCAATTGGCCGCCGCGCTGCGCCGCGCGTTCTCCGGCATCGTGGCCGGCAACGTGAAGGAAAATGGCATCCATGCCATCGAGCAGTTCGGCCCGTACAAGCTGCACGGTGAACCGCAGATGATGAAGCAGATGGACAGCCTGCTGCAGGGCTTTGTCGCCCAGCACCGCATGAAGCTGCCGGGCAGCGCCTATGTGCCCTGCTACGAAATCGTAGCCTGA
- the xni gene encoding flap endonuclease Xni gives MMIHLLIVDALNLIRRIHAVQGSPCVNACRHALQQLIQHSRPTHAVAVFDEDDRRDSWRHQILPDYKAGRSPMPENLQQEMPQLREAFAELGVASWHSPGNEADDLAATLAAKVAGGGHQVTIVSTDKGYCQLLAPNVQIRDYFQKRWLDMPFVQQEFGVQPQQLPDYWGLAGIGSSKIPGVAGIGPKTAVLLLQQSGSLDGLYQHLEQVPEKWRGKLEQHRELAYISKQVATLRTDLSLDGNLQQLRLPIQ, from the coding sequence ATGATGATACACCTACTGATTGTCGACGCCCTGAACCTCATCCGCCGCATTCACGCCGTGCAGGGCTCCCCTTGCGTCAACGCCTGCCGCCACGCGCTGCAGCAGCTGATCCAACACAGCCGCCCGACCCACGCGGTGGCGGTCTTCGACGAGGACGATCGCCGCGACAGCTGGCGCCACCAAATTCTGCCGGACTACAAGGCCGGGCGCTCGCCGATGCCGGAAAACCTGCAGCAGGAGATGCCGCAGCTGCGCGAGGCCTTCGCCGAACTGGGCGTCGCCAGCTGGCATTCTCCCGGCAACGAGGCGGACGATCTGGCTGCCACGCTGGCGGCGAAGGTCGCCGGCGGCGGCCACCAGGTGACCATCGTCTCCACCGACAAAGGCTACTGCCAGCTGCTGGCGCCGAACGTGCAGATCCGCGATTACTTCCAGAAACGCTGGCTGGACATGCCCTTCGTGCAGCAAGAATTCGGCGTACAGCCGCAGCAGCTGCCGGACTATTGGGGGCTGGCGGGGATCGGCAGCAGCAAGATCCCCGGCGTGGCCGGCATCGGGCCGAAAACCGCCGTGCTGCTGTTGCAGCAGTCGGGCAGCCTGGATGGGCTCTATCAGCACCTGGAGCAGGTGCCGGAGAAATGGCGCGGCAAGCTGGAGCAACACCGCGAGCTGGCCTACATCAGCAAACAGGTCGCCACGCTGCGCACCGATCTGTCGCTGGACGGTAACCTGCAGCAGCTGCGCCTGCCGATACAATAA
- the rlmM gene encoding 23S rRNA (cytidine(2498)-2'-O)-methyltransferase RlmM has protein sequence MNKIALYCRPGFEKECAAEITDKAAQLEIYGFARVKEHSGYVLFECYQPDDADRLAREIPFRELIFARQMIVVGELLRDLPPEDRVSPIVGMLIGVVDRGGELRVEVPDTNESKELMKFCRKLTVPLRGAMREQKVLMARENPTRPVVHVFFIAPGCCYVGYSYSNNNSPFYMGIPRLRFPADAPSRSTLKLEEAFHVFIPADEWDERLASGMHAVDLGACPGGWTYQLVKRSMMVHSVDNGPMAPSLMETGQVTHHRADGFKFEPNSSKIYWLVCDMVEKPAKVTSLMIQWLVKGWCREAIFNLKLPMKKRYEEVSQNLTSIREALGAAGISVEVHAKQLYHDREEITVHVRRMWSAVPGRRDERD, from the coding sequence ATGAATAAGATTGCGTTGTACTGCCGTCCCGGCTTTGAAAAAGAGTGTGCGGCGGAGATCACCGACAAAGCCGCCCAGCTGGAGATTTACGGCTTTGCGCGGGTAAAAGAGCACAGCGGTTACGTGCTGTTCGAATGCTATCAGCCGGACGATGCCGACCGCCTGGCGCGGGAAATTCCGTTCCGCGAACTGATTTTCGCCCGCCAGATGATCGTGGTGGGTGAGCTGCTGCGCGATCTGCCGCCGGAAGATCGGGTATCGCCGATCGTCGGCATGCTGATCGGCGTGGTTGACCGCGGCGGCGAGCTGCGGGTGGAAGTGCCGGACACCAACGAAAGCAAAGAGCTGATGAAGTTCTGCCGCAAGCTGACGGTGCCGCTGCGCGGCGCGATGCGCGAGCAGAAGGTGCTGATGGCGCGCGAGAACCCGACTCGCCCGGTGGTGCACGTGTTCTTCATCGCGCCGGGCTGCTGCTACGTCGGTTACTCCTACAGCAACAACAACTCGCCGTTCTACATGGGCATTCCGCGTCTGCGCTTCCCGGCCGATGCGCCGAGCCGGTCGACGCTGAAGCTGGAAGAAGCGTTCCACGTGTTTATCCCCGCCGACGAGTGGGACGAACGCCTGGCCAGCGGCATGCACGCGGTTGATCTGGGCGCCTGCCCGGGCGGCTGGACCTATCAGCTGGTGAAACGCAGCATGATGGTGCATTCGGTGGATAACGGCCCCATGGCGCCGAGCCTGATGGAAACCGGCCAGGTGACGCACCACCGCGCCGACGGCTTCAAGTTCGAGCCGAACAGCAGCAAGATCTACTGGCTGGTGTGCGACATGGTGGAGAAGCCGGCGAAGGTGACCAGCCTGATGATTCAGTGGCTGGTGAAAGGCTGGTGCCGCGAAGCGATCTTTAACCTCAAGCTGCCGATGAAAAAGCGCTATGAGGAAGTGTCGCAAAACCTGACGAGCATCCGCGAAGCGTTGGGCGCCGCCGGCATCAGCGTCGAAGTGCACGCCAAGCAGCTGTATCACGACCGCGAAGAGATCACCGTACACGTGCGCCGCATGTGGTCGGCGGTGCCGGGCCGGCGCGACGAGCGCGATTAA
- a CDS encoding DUF423 domain-containing protein: protein MSSRSMLVFAAISGFVFVALGAFGAHVLSGTLGANEMAWIRTGLEYQGFHTLAILALAVAMQRRVSLWFYWSGALLAFGTVLFSGSLYCLALSHLKVWVYITPVGGVCFLIGWILMLIGALRLRKKAERHE, encoded by the coding sequence TTTCGCCGCTATCAGCGGCTTTGTGTTTGTCGCGTTGGGCGCATTCGGCGCGCATGTGCTAAGCGGTACGCTCGGCGCCAACGAAATGGCCTGGATCCGCACCGGGCTGGAATATCAGGGATTCCACACCCTGGCCATCCTGGCGCTGGCGGTCGCGATGCAGCGCCGCGTGAGCCTGTGGTTTTACTGGAGCGGAGCGCTGTTGGCGTTCGGCACCGTGTTGTTCAGCGGCAGCCTCTATTGCCTGGCGCTGTCGCACCTGAAGGTCTGGGTTTATATCACGCCGGTTGGCGGCGTGTGCTTCCTGATCGGCTGGATATTGATGTTGATTGGCGCTTTGCGTCTGAGGAAAAAGGCCGAGCGCCATGAATAA